One genomic window of Manihot esculenta cultivar AM560-2 chromosome 16, M.esculenta_v8, whole genome shotgun sequence includes the following:
- the LOC110603221 gene encoding serine/threonine-protein kinase RHS3, whose amino-acid sequence MSSIIHSMKFDSSTKSPSIPSEEAECESKKTAASAKSNLGSNSKKMTDQKRNYGANPGADSPKGPAGNSKNSENIMSNPPLDPRMMDHISSGNHHHRQGAPALPNSKSHGHVTSNRSDSSEKNNAPFKPHTGGDVQWDAINMVNGKDAIGLSNFRLLKRLGYGDIGSVYLVELRGTSAHFAMKVMDKASLASRNKLLRAQTEREILGLLDHPFLPTLYSYFETDKFYCLVMEFCSGGNLHSLRQRQPNKYFAEEAARFYASEVLLALEYLHMLGIVYRDLKPENVLVRDEGHIMLSDFDLSLRCSVNPTLVKSSSTQVSNGGGNNSGGILDDEYAVHGCIQPSTFFPRILPSKKNRKSKSDFGLFVGGSLPELMAEPTNVRSMSFVGTHEYLAPEIIRGEGHGSAVDWWTFGIFLYELLHGTTPFKGAGNRATLFNVVGQPLRFPDTPQVSFVARDLIRGLLVKEPHKRIAYKRGATEIKQHPFFEGVNWALVRSAMPPHVPEPVDFSQYASKEPPPAANNKKMADSEVDKTNGSPQHHDSSYIEFEYF is encoded by the exons ATGTCATCAATTATTCATTCCATGAAGTTTGACTCTTCTACC AAGAGCCCCAGCATTCCATCAGAAGAAGCAGAATGTGAATCCAAGAAGACTGCAGCCAGTGCTAAATCAAATTTAGGTAGCAACTCCAAGAAGATGACAGATCAAAAGCGAAACTATGGTGCTAATCCAGGTGCTGATTCACCAAAGGGACCTGCAGGAAATAGCAAAAATTCTGAAAATATAATGTCTAATCCTCCCCTTGATCCTCGAATGATGGATCATATTTCAAGTGGTAATCATCATCACCGCCAAGGCGCACCAGCACTGCCTAATTCCAAGTCTCATGGCCATGTAACTAGTAATCGTAGTGACAGCTCGGAGAAAAACAATGCACCTTTTAAGCCCCACACTGGTGGAGACGTCCAATGGGATGCAATTAATATGGTGAATGGCAAAGATGCAATTGGTCTTAGTAACTTTCGGCTTCTCAAGCGTCTTGGGTATGGAGATATAGGCAGTGTTTACCTTGTTGAACTTAGAGGAACTAGTGCTCATTTCGCTATGAAAGTGATGGATAAGGCTTCACTTGCAAGTAGAAATAAGCTACTGAGAGCACAAACAGAGAGGGagattcttggtcttcttgatcACCCTTTTTTGCCTACCTTGTATTCTTATTTTGAGACTGATAAGTTCTATTGCTTGGTCATGGAGTTCTGTAGTGGAGGCAATCTTCATTCTCTTCGCCAGAGGCAACCCAACAAGTATTTCGCTGAAGAAGCAGCCAG GTTTTATGCCTCAGAAGTATTGTTGGCACTGGAGTATCTACACATGTTAGGAATTGTTTACAGAGACTTGAAGCCAGAAAACGTCCTAGTAAGAGATGAAGGTCATATAATGCTCTCTGATTTTGACCTCTCACTTCGCTGCTCCGTCAATCCAACCCTTGTCAAGTCCTCATCTACACAAGTAAGCAACGGCGGAGGAAATAATAGTGGAGGCATTTTGGACGATGAATATGCAGTGCATGGTTGCATTCAGCCCTCAACATTTTTCCCTCGCATTTTGCCTAGCAAAAAGAATCGTAAATCCAAATCTGACTTTGGCCTCTTCGTCGGAGGCTCCCTCCCAGAATTAATGGCTGAGCCAACAAATGTACGCTCCATGTCATTTGTAGGCACCCATGAATACTTAGCCCCAGAGATCATTCGTGGAGAGGGTCATGGTAGTGCAGTAGACTGGTGGACTTTCGGAATCTTCTTGTATGAGCTCTTACATGGAACAACTCCTTTTAAAGGCGCAGGAAATAGGGCTACCCTATTCAATGTTGTAGGACAACCATTGAGATTTCCAGATACACCACAAGTGAGCTTTGTAGCTAGAGATCTGATTAGAGGACTTCTAGTGAAGGAACCCCATAAACGCATTGCATATAAAAGAGGAGCCACAGAGATAAAACAACATCCATTTTTCGAAGGAGTGAATTGGGCTCTGGTAAGAAGTGCCATGCCTCCACACGTACCTGAACCAGTAGATTTCTCACAATATGCTAGTAAAGAGCCACCACCAGCTGCTAATAACAAGAAGATGGCAGATTCTGAAGTTGATAAAACCAATGGTAGCCCTCAACATCATGACTCCTCGTATATAGAATTCGAATATTTCTAG